ACTAAGGATACGTCAAAACCCGATTTAAGTAGAGGTTCTAATGCGTTCCACGAGTATTGATATAGCGAGTTAAAGCACATTACTATGAAGCCTATTATAATGAACTTATTCCTATTCATAGGGTAGATTTTAGTAGTTAGTTAAAAAACTTAATACTCATTGTCTCTTTATAACATATCTACTTAAAATAACAAAAATGAAACCGAAAACTATAATACCGAAACTCCAAAGCAGGGATATTATGTTGCCTGCGAATGAGTAATATAAAGCTTGTGAAACATAAGTGGTTGGTTCAAGGAACGTTATATATCTATAAGGCAGAGGTATGAAGGTTATTGGGAAATATACTGGTGCGAAGAAAGATAGGACAAATCCTATTATTACCGAATATTGATTAACTGCATACATATTTTTTATTCCAAGGCCTAATGCCATCCCCATCATTGAGCCCATGAATATTGAAGATATTAAGGCTACTATGAGATAGGGTATCGATTTTATTTCAACATGAAGTAAATACTCTCCTAAGATTAGAATTATTGGGACCATTATTAGGGTTGCAAGTCCATTACTTAATGCGATACTTATAGCGTATAGCTCTCTAGGAATCCCAGTGGCTATCATTAACGAGAATCTACCAGCGTTTCTCTCAAAAGCTAACGATTGGGCTACTGATGTTAAAACTCCAACTGAAATATAAAACGTTATAGTTCCAGCAACTATGTAAGGGGTTAATGAGTGGATTGAAATGTAGCCGAATACCAACATGAAACCTATTGGGAAGAGGATTGAGAAGAAAAGGAAAGCTGGTAAATATGCCTTAATCATTTTTATTTGCATTATTATTAGGTTAATGAATTCAGTCAGCATTTCTAATCACCTGAAGGTAGATCTCTTCTAAACTTGGCATTCTGACCTCAAATTTCCCGTTTAAGTTCATTATTAATTTTTTCAATTCTTCCTCACCTTTTACTTTGTATACCTTACCGTTAGTATAGTCTATGACCTCATACCAGTCTGCGAATTTCTCTTTTATTTCTGCAGGCGTCCCTTCAACTATTATTCTTCTATTTAAAAAATATATCCTATCCGCTAACCGCTCAGCTTCATCTAAATAATGTGTGGTTAATAGCATACTTCTACCCTCTCTTTTCATGTCTATTAATATTTCCCATACTTCTCTTCTTGCCTCTGGATCTAAACCCGTAGTAGGCTCATCTAAGATCAAGAGTTTCGGGTCATTTATTAAGGCCATTGCAATTAGCGTTCTTCTTTTAAGCCCCCCAGATAAATCCCTCGCTAAAGTATTTCTCTTACTCAATAAATCTAATCTATTCAATAGTTCTTCTCCCCTATTTTTTATAACCTCTTTAGATACTCCTTTTAATCTTCCCATATAGTAAATGTTATCCCATACTGTAAGATCTCCGTACGGTTCACATTCTTGAGGAATAACCCCTATTAATTTCTTTATTTGTCTATCTGTAGGCTTCTTTCCTAAAATCTTTATCTCTCCCTTATTTGGGGATAACTCTCCATAAATCTGTTTTACTAATGTTGTCTTTCCAGCACCGTTAGGACCTAGAAGGGCTACTATTTCTCCTTCATTGACTGTCATGGAAATATCCTCATTTGCAACTAATTTTCCGTACATCTTCCAAACGTTTTTGACTTCAATCACATTCATATATATTCCTATTAATTCATGACTTTTTTAAATTTTTTGTAAAGTAGTGTTTACAAAATGTTAATAGAGTAGATCAGCTCAATGTGCTAAATAAAAATTCTTTGCCTAAATATTCATATAATGTATCAATCACTAAAATATTAATATATTTTTACAAATAAATTGTTATTATAAAAGCTTATAATGTGTATGCTCTCATTATATTTTATGAAGATAAGGATAGATTTGCCTCAAGACGAAATACCAACAGAATGGTATAATATTTTACCAGATTTACCAGAGGAATTACCTCCACCTATGGATCCTACTGGAAAAGCCTTTGAGTTGCTTAAAAAAGTCTTGCCTAGTAAGGTCCTTGAATTAGAATTTAGTAAAGAAAGATATATAAAAATTCCAGAAGAAATCCTAGATAGATATTTACAAGTCGGAAGACCTACTCCTATAATTAGGGCTAAAAAATTAGAGGAATATCTAGGAAATTCTGTGAAAATTTTCTTAAAAATGGAAAGTTATACTTATACTGGATCTCATAAGATTAACAGTGCCTTAGCTCACGTTTATTATGCGACTTTAGATAACGCTAAGTTCGTCACTACTGAAACTGGTGCAGGTCAATGGGGTTCTGCTGTAGCATTAGCTTCGGCACTATTTAAAATAAAGGCTCATATATTCATGGTTAGAACTAGTTATTTTGCAAAACCGTATAGAAAATATATGATGCAAATGTATGGTGCTGAAGTGCATCCATCTCCTTCAGATTTAACGGATTTTGGGAGGGAATTGCTATCAAGAGACCCTAATCATCCAGGCTCTTTAGGGATAGCGATTAGTGAGGCTGTAAAATACGCTGAAGAACACGGTGGAAAATACGTGGTAGGCAGTGTTGTAAACTCAGATATAATGTTTAAAACTATAGCGGGTATGGAGGCAATGAAGCAAATGGAAATAGCAGGGGAGGATCCAGACTATATCATAGGAGTAGTAGGAGGTGGTTCAAATTACGCCGCTTTGGCTTATCCATTTTTAGGAGAAGAGCTAAGAAAAGGAAAGATTAGAAGAAAATATATAGCCAGCGGTTCCTTAGAAGTCCCTAAGATGACTAAAGGAGTTTATAAATATGATTATCCAGACACTGCTAAATTACTACCTATGCTTAAGATGTACACTATTGGCTCAGACTTCGTTCCCCCACCAGTTTATGCTGGAGGTTTAAGGTATCATGCGGTTGCTCCTACTCTTAGTTTACTAATGAGCAAAGGAATAGTTGAAGCGAGAGATTACTCTCAAGAGGAATCATTTAAATGGGCAAGGCTTTTTTCAGAAATTGAGGGCTATATTCCAGCTCCAGAAACCTCTCATGCATTACCTATAATAAAGGAGATAGCGGATGAGGCTAAGAAGAGCGGAGAAAAGAAGACTATACTTGTGAGTTTCTCTGGTCATGGTCTCTTAGATTTAGGGAATTATGCCTCAGTATTATTTAAAGAGTAGTCTAACTTTTTTATTTTTGTGAAAAGTTCTCTAGCCCTTTTAATAGGTAGTTTATTATTAACACTAATTCAATGGTACTCTTTCTTTCTCATTTCTCAGCTCTCCTTATTTTTATTTCCCATTATTTTAGGTGTGATAATATTTATCTTAGGTTTTATAGGCAGAGCCTTAGGCAGTATCGTATTTGGATACATAGGGGATAAGATAAGCAGGAAGTTGTCAGTTATTTTAACTGCGTTAACTCTTCTAATAATTTCAGTCCTATTAATAGTCCTTTATAATTACTATACAGTTATCTTTTACAGATTTCTGCAAGGTCTAAGCCTAGGTGGAGAATGGGGAGGAGCTAGTACGCTAATAATAGAAACTTATAGCGGTTCTAAATTTAGAGGGTTTATTGCAAGTATTGTACAATTATCAGTTCCTATAGCTATTATAATGTCTTCATTTACCATATTCCTTTTTTCAGTTCTTCACTTAATTGAAGAATGGAGGTTTGCATTAATTCTCAGCGTTATAATCTCTATAGTATCTATATTCTTAGTTAAAAATATGGAAGATAAAACGAATAAGAGCTATTCAAGATTACCTTTAATTGACGCTATAAGAAACGATTGGAAAAATATATTAAACGCTATAGGGATAAAAATAAGTGAAAGTGCAAATTTTTATATATTTACATCATATATTTTTACTCAACCAATTCCAGCAAATATATTATCTATAATCGTATTAATTTCTATATCAATTCAACTAATACTTTTACCTTTTTTCGGTTACTTAAGTGATATTATAGGAAGAAGACTGGTGATTTTAATTGGGGCTATGTTAATGCTAGTAGGTGCTTATTTCTTCCCGTTAAGGCTGTTTATTGGAGAAATACTATTGTCAGTTTCGGATTCCGCATTATACGCTCCTCAAGCTTCTCTATTTACAGAACTATTTAATAGAAAATATAGATTTACTGCGTCAAATTTCTCATATCAGATAGCAAGCATAATTGGGGGTTCAATAGCCCCTGCTGTTTTGAGAGCGACTAATTATAATGTCTTAACAGTGTGTATTCCTTATGTTGTTATAACTATAATATGTTTATCTTTAATTAGAGAAACTAAAGGAGAGAATATATAGCTTTTAAAGTATCTTTTTAATTAAGTAATACATGGGATCTATTAAAGAATACCCGCTGTTCTTTTTAGACACTAATCTGGCAGCTATAAGCTGCTCTAGTGCGTGATTAAAGCTCCAATCTTCTATTTTCCTTCCCGTCAAACTTTCAGTAATTTTCTTTAGATCAGTCCAATTTATTTCCTTTGTTATACTTAGGGATTTTAAAATAGCTCTTTCCAATTCTCCAAATTGTTTAATCTCATCCGCAATTATACTCTTAGCTATCTCATTAACCATTTCCTTAGCTTTTTCATGAGAATATCCTAAACTTCTGAAATTACCGTAATATGTTAACCATCCAACTATGCCTCTATAGGTTTTAATTGCATCGTAAATCTCTTCTTCATTTATTTCAATGTTACATTTCCTCATTCCATATTTGAGGAATTCTTCACTTTTCTTATCATCAAATGGACTGACTTCTATCTTAACTATTGGTCTTCCTTTAAATTGGAAGCCTATTTTCTTACCCTTACTTTCACCAGTTAATACTTTTGACAGTCCAATCATTGAACCAGTAAAAGCAAATCTTACATTAGAAGTATTATAAGCTGTAGATAGAACAGATATAAACCACGGCGTCGTAATGTTCTGAACTTCATCTATTACGATTATTGTATCATCAAGTTTTGCGAGTAAATTCTGAATACCCATTACAGGTCTTTTTTGAATTTCTATCCTAAAAAGTTTTAAATCTATTTGTAATCTCGAAACATATAGATTATTTAGCAATAAATTACCAAATTCTTTTAACGATTTTATTCCAGACGCATCTATGAACAGTCCATTAAGTTCCTTACTGACTATTTTTGCGATGGAAGTCTTTCCAACTCTTTTAGGACCTAATATTAATGGCCAAAATTTACCTTGAAGTAATTTTTCTACGTCGTTCAATATTTCCTCATTATCGTAAAAGTATTCTCTGCTATCCTTAGGATATGGGTCAAATATTTTGCACATACTACCCATATTAGTTACTAATATGGGTATAATTATAAAGATTAGCTATCATCATGTTACGATTAATATTATTGCTAATCGTTATGATAGAAGAACTTTTCTAACGCAATTTTTTAAATATGCGCATCTTAATTATCCAGTATTCAAGAAGTACAAAAACCACCAAATCAAAAATATATAAAAAATTTTATTGTATATGCTGATTATTGCTATAACATGTGTTAAGAACCGATTTTAATTACCTATATTAGTTACTAATATGGGTAGTAAGACAAAGAAAAAGATTTTTCATGTTAAAAATATTTTAGTTTTAATATACTTATATTCTAATTACTCTATTTGTAGTTGGTATTTCCTTAACTAATTCCCTAGCTCTTTTTTCAATGATATCTACCTCATAAATTGCAGTTGTTGAATAAATTATTCTTCCATCATTTTTCTTAGCTATTGCAGTTTCACCGAAAGTAGGTCTAGGTAATCTTAAGTTTACTTTCTCCCAACTGAAACCTTTATCTCTAGAAATAATTAATGGTTCATCACTCATCACGTGGGCTACTAAAAATTTTCCTATCTCTTCAATACCGTGAGCGTAGCCACCTATCCTCTTTTCAAATTTATTTAAATCATTTGTAGTAAAAATTCCACTAGCTGTAGCTATTAGCAAATTATCTTCTTTAGAAAGTAAATTGTGCATATCTGCAAAGAAATTTATTGGTTTTAAGTTCTTTATCGAATCTCCAACTAAAAGATTTCCTTCTTCTACTGTGGCAACTACTAATCCTTTAAATAACGTTACGTCAGTTATATGGGGAGGACCATAAGGGAATTCCCAACCCATTTTTTCGGCTTCTTGTGTTAAATCTAAAACCAAATTTGCAGAATTGTCTTCTTTTATTTCATAAATTTTCGGACCTTCAATGAAGGCATATATTGTGTTGTTATATTTCCATAATCTCCAACAGCCCTCCTCTAATATCTTTTTGTCATCTATTATTACACCGTATTCAGATGAGCATACGTAAAATCTTTCGTTATTAATTATGACATCTGAAACATTAAAATTATAAGGTAGTTTTTCTAGATTTTCTTCATCAGTTAGTTTAAATAAACCTGCACGAGTTGCAATTAAATACATAATATAACTTATTTTTATAACTTAAAGTATTTAACTATTCAATCTCTTTGGATAACAGCAGTCATGCAATGAATTCCTCCTGCTCCTCCAGTTAAGTTACTTACTTCTACCTCTATAACATCTAAGCCTTTAAACCTCTTATTAGCGGGATTCTTAGGGGCAACTATTTTTCCATCATCTATTGTTAGGAAATTTGTTGCATAAGCTTTAGCTTCATCTATACTTACATTTATTATATTAAATCCTTTTTCTTTCGTTATATAATCATATAGATTAGTAACCTTTACCATTTTTCCGTCGTAATAAATCTCTACCCTACTCTCCTTCATGAGCTCTTCAACGCCAATTACTAAATTTGAAGAAGCTACGTTAAAAAACGTGTCTAAATGGAAGAACTCTTCCCTACTCTCATATACTACACCAACTTCATTCTCTACATCGAAAATATTTTTAGCACCATCTAAATCACTTCTATTTCCTATTCCTATTAATGCGAAGTCTCCCATTGGGAAGAAATCCCCACCTTCTAGTTTTCCCTTAATTATCTCCTTATACTTTACACCTAACGCCTCCCAGAACAATTTCATTATTTCGATCTCTTTCTCCCTTTGGTGTGTTGCCATTTTACCTATTATTATACCCCCCTTAGTAGTTATTTGTTGGTCCCTCATAAAATATAAATTCGATAAGGGGTCTGTTAATGTAACTTCTAGATGTAAACCGTTATCAGTACGTTTATATTTAAGTACAGGCTTAAGTAAAAGTAATTCAACTAACAGTACAGGATCATCAGTATTAAATCCAACTTTCTCAATTATTTTTTCTTTGAATTTTTTATCACGCTTAATCTTATTTTTTAATATATGTTTAAGTCTGAATACCTTAATACCTTCCTCTTTAAGAACCCTCCTAAGCTCGTCATGTTCCCTTTTCGCCTTATTCCAATTAAAAGGTCTAGCATATAAAAACGAAGAGGGGTCTAATAATCCGAATAATACCTCTAAACCAGGTTTATGCATTGCTACAGCTCTTAACTTTCCCCACTCGGCATAAGCATAAGCTATCATATAAGAAAATTATTCGTTATCAAAAATAAGGGTAACAGTTTAAGCTATCATATGCAAAAAGAGGGCTGTAAATAGGAGTTTGATGAATAGGTACTCTCGTCACAGTCTTGCAATAGAGAAAGTTAATTTCTGAATTTATAGTTTGATATCGTAAATATTGAATAAACTAGTTAATTATATAGATTTAATTAATTTTATCTTATATATATAAATCTTTATTAATTTATGTTAAAAGCATTTATAATGATAAAAATGGAGTTAGAAATACATGCATATGGTATGCTACATCCGGGACATATGGAATGGATGCCAGATGGTAGATTATTAGTAAGTGAATTCGGTAGAGGCAGGGTACTAGATGTAACTAAAGGAGGAAATATGAGAGATGCTATACCTTTTGCATATAATCTATCGCATCCAGCTGCAATTTTACCCTATAAGGATAGACTATTAGTAGCTGATGCAGGATTTAATGCAATACTAGATATAACTGAAGGAGGAGATCAATCAAGACCTAAAATAGTTGTGAAGGTTAGCGGTCCTTATGGTTTAGCAGTATATCATAATGAGATATACTCAACATTTAGTACTCAAACTGAAAGTGGAATAGTAAAAATTGGTAAGAACGGAGAAGTAATAAGGTTTGTTACCGGTTTCCCTGTGGTTTATTCAATTTGGAGTAAAATATACAAACTTATAAGTCCATGCGGTCATTGGCAAATACCACCAGGAGAACTAGATATTTTAATTTTCAGTCATAGAGGCTTAGGAAAGCTCTATGATATTTCTCAAGGAGGAGATTTCAATTATCTAGAGCAAAACAGTCTTTTAGCTAAAGGCTTAAATGAACAAATAGGTATGATTTATAATAAACACGATAAAAATTTATATATAGTTGAAAGTAAAGGTGCAGACGTTAAAAAGTGTAAGTTTAGAGGAATTGAAAATAGCTAGAGACACACATGAGCCAATAGATTTAAGGTTTAGGGTTCCTATAGTATCGGGTTTCTATGAACCTAGATGTGTAAGATTTAGTGAAGACGGTAAAATTATGTATGTATGCGATATTGCTGCTGGAGTTATTTGGAAAATTAGAATATAAGATAATAAGTATAAAACATAAGTGGAGAAAAATGGTTAAAGTTAGAAAATTTTTTCCGTCTAAGTAAAGAAGCCAAAATCTATATGCTATCTTCTCTTTCAACTGCTATTGCTTTTAGAATGCTTGATACTGTTATACAACCATATCTGGGAATTCATTTAGGATTTACAATATCCCAAATCTCTTTAATTTTCCTAATTTCAACAATTGTTCAAAGTATTATAACTTTAAGCTTAGGTATATTGGCCGATTTTTTCAACGTTTTTAACTTATTAATATACTCATTTATAGCAACGGATATAGGTATTCTTTTTCTTATATTGTCACATAATTTTCTTATAGTTTTAGCTGCAGTAACTTTAGCATATTTAGGCTTTAATGTAAGAGTACCTTTAATGAGAGTTGTAATTGGGAAGAGAATGAGTAAAGAAGAGCTAAGTACCTATTTCACAATAACGCCTTTATTTTCTATAGTATTACCTTTAATTGCTGGTTTTATTGCCCAAGAGAGTTATACGATCGATTTCGTTGTAGCATTTATCTTTATAATAATTGTAATTCTAATCCTATTCATAATAAAGTCTATTGTACCACTAACTAGGGAAAAACGTACAACTATTACTTCTCATATTCCATTTAAGGAGTATTCTAAATTGATGAGAGAAGATAGAAGTGGATTAGTCTTGCCCTTGCTGTTAGCTGTGAACAGGTTTATTTTTGGAACAAGTTTTTTGTACATTCCGCTCTATTTTACAGAGATAATAAAGGGAAGTCTACTGGAGTTGGGAATAATGCTTAGTACCGAGACTATAGCCATAAGTTTAGCCTCATCTCTATCAAAGTTCATTTCAGACAGATTGGGTGACGTAACAACGTTAGCAATGACAAGAATTCTAGCCGCTATAACGTATGCCTTACTTTACTTTGTAAAATCTCCCGTGATCTTTATATTAATAAACTGGGTTGGAACATTATTTATAGCAATGGATAATGTACCAGAGGTCAGCATAATCTCTAAGACGAAAACAGCTAATTTATCCATGTCGTTAATTGATTCTGTATCCACATTGTTATCAATATCCTCTCCAATAATTGCTCTTTATATTTGGGTAAATATATCTCCAGAAGCTACATTCTTACTCTCACTTTTAGTAATAATCCCTTCTATCATTATGTTCAATTATAAAAAATTATAGGAACTTACAAAAGTAAATATGGTTATAGCTTAGTATCTTGATAATAAAATAATAATAAATTATTCTAATATTTTCTTACTACCTACTATTATATCTCAATCAATTTGATAACCTTTTTATATATTGAGGTGAACATGTTTGTATGGAAGATCTTCAGAAAGTTTATGAATCCTTAAAATACCCCTATGTGGAGGTGAGAAAGCAAGCGTTCTCATCTTATGAAATGTATTTTCTTAATGGCAAATTAATGGGATCATTTAAATTTAAGGATGTAGGATATGCAGCAAGATATTATAAAAACGGTTTACTATATTTTACTTCCTCTAATAATATTGAGGATTTAAAGAGTAATAAAGAATATAACGTAACTGGATGGGAAGGAAATTTTGATAATACTGAGCCTAAAGACGGTAAATATGAGGTTAAGGAAACAAAGCCCTTTGATTTAATGAGCGTTGATGAGAAAATAAACTATTTTAAAAACTTATATAATACTGTCAAGGAAATCCCCTCTGTAATTAATGTTTCGTTATACTATAGCGAAAGTGTGGAGGAAAAAGAGATAATAGTTAATGGTGCTAATATTATCGGAAGAGTACCTAGGCTCTATGTTGGTATACACTTAGTTATAAAAGAGAACAACAGAATTGCAACTGCCTCATATGAGCTGGGTGGAAGTGGAGGTCTTGAAGTGTTAGATAGGATGAATCTTAATGAGTTTTTATTAGATAAAGCTAAGGCAGTTACGGATGTTTTGGTTAAGGGTAAATCATTTGGTGAAAAAACCACTGATGTAATTTTAAGTAATATGTTGGCTGGTATAATGGCTCATGAATCTGTTGGGCATCCGTTTGAGGCAGATAGAATATTAGGAAGGGAATTTGCTCAAGCTGGATTAAGTTATTTAGCATATATGAATAACGGTAAGATAGGCAGTGATGTAGTTAATGTGATTGATGATCCTACTATTCCTGGTAGTGGCGGATATTTTATGATAGATGACGAAGGAACACAAGCTAGACCTAAGTACTTAATTAAAGAAGGATATGTTAATGAATATTTACACGATAGATTCTCAGCAGGCAAATTTAACGTAAAAAGTAACGGTTCTGCTAGAGCCTCTAGCTTCGATAGGGAGCCTCTAGTAAGAATGTCTAATACTTTCTTTAAACCTGGAAATATGAGTTTTGAGGAATTATTAGAGGATATTAAGGAAGGAGTTTACATTAAGACCTATATGGAGTGGAATATTGACGATTTAAGGTTAGGTCAAAGATACGTAGGATTAGAAGCGTACGAAATCAAAAACGGTGAAATAGGAGATCCAGTTTTATTTCCAGTACTTCAAGGTAAAACGCCGGATTTATTAAAGGCAATTGACGCGGTAGATAATACTTTAGTATTTTATCCTGCCTTATGCGGTAAAGGAGATCCAGATCAGGCTATACCGGTTTGGCTAGGTGGGCCTAATATGAGGTTAAGAAATGTTAAGATTAAGGTGATGGGTAATGAATGACGAGATGGTAAAGTATGTTGAGCAATTAA
The genomic region above belongs to Saccharolobus caldissimus and contains:
- a CDS encoding arginine deiminase family protein codes for the protein MIAYAYAEWGKLRAVAMHKPGLEVLFGLLDPSSFLYARPFNWNKAKREHDELRRVLKEEGIKVFRLKHILKNKIKRDKKFKEKIIEKVGFNTDDPVLLVELLLLKPVLKYKRTDNGLHLEVTLTDPLSNLYFMRDQQITTKGGIIIGKMATHQREKEIEIMKLFWEALGVKYKEIIKGKLEGGDFFPMGDFALIGIGNRSDLDGAKNIFDVENEVGVVYESREEFFHLDTFFNVASSNLVIGVEELMKESRVEIYYDGKMVKVTNLYDYITKEKGFNIINVSIDEAKAYATNFLTIDDGKIVAPKNPANKRFKGLDVIEVEVSNLTGGAGGIHCMTAVIQRD
- a CDS encoding TldD/PmbA family protein, whose amino-acid sequence is MEDLQKVYESLKYPYVEVRKQAFSSYEMYFLNGKLMGSFKFKDVGYAARYYKNGLLYFTSSNNIEDLKSNKEYNVTGWEGNFDNTEPKDGKYEVKETKPFDLMSVDEKINYFKNLYNTVKEIPSVINVSLYYSESVEEKEIIVNGANIIGRVPRLYVGIHLVIKENNRIATASYELGGSGGLEVLDRMNLNEFLLDKAKAVTDVLVKGKSFGEKTTDVILSNMLAGIMAHESVGHPFEADRILGREFAQAGLSYLAYMNNGKIGSDVVNVIDDPTIPGSGGYFMIDDEGTQARPKYLIKEGYVNEYLHDRFSAGKFNVKSNGSARASSFDREPLVRMSNTFFKPGNMSFEELLEDIKEGVYIKTYMEWNIDDLRLGQRYVGLEAYEIKNGEIGDPVLFPVLQGKTPDLLKAIDAVDNTLVFYPALCGKGDPDQAIPVWLGGPNMRLRNVKIKVMGNE
- a CDS encoding MFS transporter, yielding MKSSLALLIGSLLLTLIQWYSFFLISQLSLFLFPIILGVIIFILGFIGRALGSIVFGYIGDKISRKLSVILTALTLLIISVLLIVLYNYYTVIFYRFLQGLSLGGEWGGASTLIIETYSGSKFRGFIASIVQLSVPIAIIMSSFTIFLFSVLHLIEEWRFALILSVIISIVSIFLVKNMEDKTNKSYSRLPLIDAIRNDWKNILNAIGIKISESANFYIFTSYIFTQPIPANILSIIVLISISIQLILLPFFGYLSDIIGRRLVILIGAMLMLVGAYFFPLRLFIGEILLSVSDSALYAPQASLFTELFNRKYRFTASNFSYQIASIIGGSIAPAVLRATNYNVLTVCIPYVVITIICLSLIRETKGENI
- a CDS encoding TrpB-like pyridoxal phosphate-dependent enzyme, which translates into the protein MKIRIDLPQDEIPTEWYNILPDLPEELPPPMDPTGKAFELLKKVLPSKVLELEFSKERYIKIPEEILDRYLQVGRPTPIIRAKKLEEYLGNSVKIFLKMESYTYTGSHKINSALAHVYYATLDNAKFVTTETGAGQWGSAVALASALFKIKAHIFMVRTSYFAKPYRKYMMQMYGAEVHPSPSDLTDFGRELLSRDPNHPGSLGIAISEAVKYAEEHGGKYVVGSVVNSDIMFKTIAGMEAMKQMEIAGEDPDYIIGVVGGGSNYAALAYPFLGEELRKGKIRRKYIASGSLEVPKMTKGVYKYDYPDTAKLLPMLKMYTIGSDFVPPPVYAGGLRYHAVAPTLSLLMSKGIVEARDYSQEESFKWARLFSEIEGYIPAPETSHALPIIKEIADEAKKSGEKKTILVSFSGHGLLDLGNYASVLFKE
- a CDS encoding ABC transporter ATP-binding protein, which produces MNVIEVKNVWKMYGKLVANEDISMTVNEGEIVALLGPNGAGKTTLVKQIYGELSPNKGEIKILGKKPTDRQIKKLIGVIPQECEPYGDLTVWDNIYYMGRLKGVSKEVIKNRGEELLNRLDLLSKRNTLARDLSGGLKRRTLIAMALINDPKLLILDEPTTGLDPEARREVWEILIDMKREGRSMLLTTHYLDEAERLADRIYFLNRRIIVEGTPAEIKEKFADWYEVIDYTNGKVYKVKGEEELKKLIMNLNGKFEVRMPSLEEIYLQVIRNAD
- a CDS encoding MFS transporter — protein: MLDTVIQPYLGIHLGFTISQISLIFLISTIVQSIITLSLGILADFFNVFNLLIYSFIATDIGILFLILSHNFLIVLAAVTLAYLGFNVRVPLMRVVIGKRMSKEELSTYFTITPLFSIVLPLIAGFIAQESYTIDFVVAFIFIIIVILILFIIKSIVPLTREKRTTITSHIPFKEYSKLMREDRSGLVLPLLLAVNRFIFGTSFLYIPLYFTEIIKGSLLELGIMLSTETIAISLASSLSKFISDRLGDVTTLAMTRILAAITYALLYFVKSPVIFILINWVGTLFIAMDNVPEVSIISKTKTANLSMSLIDSVSTLLSISSPIIALYIWVNISPEATFLLSLLVIIPSIIMFNYKKL
- a CDS encoding AAA family ATPase gives rise to the protein MGSMCKIFDPYPKDSREYFYDNEEILNDVEKLLQGKFWPLILGPKRVGKTSIAKIVSKELNGLFIDASGIKSLKEFGNLLLNNLYVSRLQIDLKLFRIEIQKRPVMGIQNLLAKLDDTIIVIDEVQNITTPWFISVLSTAYNTSNVRFAFTGSMIGLSKVLTGESKGKKIGFQFKGRPIVKIEVSPFDDKKSEEFLKYGMRKCNIEINEEEIYDAIKTYRGIVGWLTYYGNFRSLGYSHEKAKEMVNEIAKSIIADEIKQFGELERAILKSLSITKEINWTDLKKITESLTGRKIEDWSFNHALEQLIAARLVSKKNSGYSLIDPMYYLIKKIL
- a CDS encoding ABC transporter permease translates to MLTEFINLIIMQIKMIKAYLPAFLFFSILFPIGFMLVFGYISIHSLTPYIVAGTITFYISVGVLTSVAQSLAFERNAGRFSLMIATGIPRELYAISIALSNGLATLIMVPIILILGEYLLHVEIKSIPYLIVALISSIFMGSMMGMALGLGIKNMYAVNQYSVIIGFVLSFFAPVYFPITFIPLPYRYITFLEPTTYVSQALYYSFAGNIISLLWSFGIIVFGFIFVILSRYVIKRQ